Proteins encoded in a region of the Gammaproteobacteria bacterium genome:
- a CDS encoding cyclopropane-fatty-acyl-phospholipid synthase family protein has protein sequence MRARDKAIWANGRELDQEHSAPGTDRRKSTALDHSLVDLILKKLGCPNLEIILWDGTRLSKQHPGSHFTYHDELYIRNRGTLFQLIRNPELHFGDLYSSGHIQLKGDLIRFFEIIYGSMNHASESRGPVKKFWSTLRSPKPRRNTLRNAQTHIHHHYDISNDFYRLWLDNRHMQYTCAYYAQPDFTLEQAQEAKLEHVCRKLQLQPGETVVEAGCGWGGLARYMAKHYGVKVKAYNISREQVAYARQAAKEQGLDHLVEYVEDDYRNITGEYDVFVSIGMLEHIGAENMSVLGSTINRVLKQDGRGLIHSIGRNRPKLMNAWIEKRIFPGAYPPSISEMMEIFEPQDFSILDIENLRLHYAQTLRHWLGRFDEHQALIENMFDREFFRAWRLYLAGSVAAFTAGDLQLFQALFSRPTLNTMPLTRDHLYRTEK, from the coding sequence GTGAGAGCAAGAGACAAGGCTATCTGGGCAAATGGGCGCGAGCTCGATCAAGAACACTCAGCGCCAGGCACCGACCGGCGCAAGAGCACCGCTCTGGATCACAGCCTGGTTGACCTGATTCTGAAAAAACTGGGCTGCCCCAACCTGGAAATCATACTCTGGGATGGTACCCGCTTGAGCAAGCAACACCCTGGCAGCCACTTTACCTACCATGATGAGCTCTACATCCGAAACCGGGGCACGCTGTTCCAGCTGATTCGCAACCCTGAATTACATTTCGGCGACCTGTACTCCAGCGGACATATTCAGCTCAAGGGCGACCTGATCCGCTTTTTCGAAATTATCTATGGCTCCATGAACCACGCCAGTGAGAGCCGTGGCCCGGTCAAGAAATTCTGGTCAACCCTGCGCTCGCCCAAGCCGCGGCGCAACACGCTGCGCAACGCGCAGACGCATATTCATCATCACTACGATATCAGCAATGATTTTTACCGGCTGTGGCTGGATAACCGGCACATGCAATATACCTGCGCCTACTATGCCCAACCGGATTTCACGCTCGAACAGGCACAAGAGGCCAAGCTGGAACACGTTTGCCGCAAGCTGCAGCTTCAACCGGGTGAAACCGTTGTCGAAGCCGGGTGCGGCTGGGGCGGACTGGCGCGCTACATGGCCAAACACTACGGCGTAAAGGTCAAGGCCTACAATATTTCCCGTGAACAGGTCGCCTACGCAAGACAGGCGGCGAAGGAACAGGGTCTTGATCATCTTGTTGAATACGTTGAAGACGACTACCGCAATATCACTGGCGAATACGACGTGTTTGTTTCCATCGGCATGCTCGAACATATCGGCGCTGAAAACATGTCGGTGCTGGGCAGCACCATTAACCGCGTACTGAAACAGGATGGCCGCGGCCTGATTCATTCCATCGGGCGCAACCGCCCCAAGCTGATGAATGCATGGATCGAGAAACGCATTTTCCCCGGCGCCTACCCGCCGTCAATTTCGGAAATGATGGAAATATTCGAACCACAGGATTTTTCCATTCTCGATATCGAGAACCTGCGGCTGCACTATGCGCAAACACTGCGCCATTGGCTAGGACGTTTCGACGAACACCAGGCGCTGATCGAAAACATGTTTGACCGGGAGTTTTTCCGCGCATGGCGCCTGTACCTGGCAGG
- a CDS encoding DUF4442 domain-containing protein, with protein sequence MNPFRLLRFFGARKRRDLEFFPPFWLTGIRISQQNHWRKVRVKLPLTRFTRNMGGSMFGGSQASVADPIPAIACSRVFPGYAVWTRALTIEFEHPATTDLELRFDFPPEQEKIIRKELESRGRSTPTFEMGYYDKHGQLCARISNTVAIRPRGYRRKTGPEPGGSS encoded by the coding sequence ATGAACCCGTTTCGATTACTCAGATTTTTTGGCGCCCGCAAGCGCCGTGACCTGGAATTCTTTCCGCCATTCTGGCTGACCGGCATCCGTATCAGTCAGCAAAACCACTGGCGCAAGGTCCGGGTAAAGCTGCCGTTAACACGCTTCACACGCAACATGGGCGGCTCCATGTTCGGCGGCTCCCAGGCCAGCGTTGCCGACCCGATTCCAGCCATAGCCTGCTCCCGGGTATTTCCCGGTTATGCCGTCTGGACGCGCGCACTCACCATCGAGTTTGAGCACCCTGCCACGACCGATCTGGAGCTGCGCTTTGACTTTCCGCCTGAGCAGGAAAAAATCATCCGCAAGGAACTGGAATCCCGTGGTCGCAGTACGCCCACCTTTGAAATGGGCTACTATGACAAACACGGGCAGCTTTGTGCACGCATCAGCAACACCGTTGCCATACGGCCCCGGGGCTACCGACGCAAGACCGGCCCGGAGCCAGGCGGCTCCTCCTGA
- a CDS encoding acyl-CoA thioesterase, whose protein sequence is MDDERLPVDKHAVIRVVPYPQDTNPAGDIFGGWIMSHVDVAGSIAASKHARGRVVTVSVNAFHFRKPVFVGDLVSCYADIVRVGNSSITVDVEVYAERGWREGANMGQCHKVTEATLTYVAIDDKRRPRSVAKD, encoded by the coding sequence ATGGATGATGAAAGATTGCCAGTGGACAAGCACGCGGTAATTCGGGTGGTTCCCTATCCCCAGGATACCAATCCCGCCGGGGATATATTTGGTGGCTGGATCATGTCCCATGTAGATGTGGCGGGCAGCATCGCTGCGTCAAAACATGCCAGGGGCAGGGTAGTGACTGTTTCCGTCAATGCATTTCATTTTCGCAAACCGGTGTTTGTCGGCGACCTGGTCAGTTGCTACGCGGACATTGTTCGGGTTGGTAACAGTTCGATTACCGTGGATGTTGAGGTATATGCTGAACGAGGCTGGCGCGAAGGCGCCAATATGGGTCAATGTCACAAGGTGACGGAAGCTACTTTAACTTATGTAGCGATTGACGATAAGCGCCGGCCACGCTCTGTTGCAAAAGACTGA
- a CDS encoding response regulator, which yields MISSKSYLNARILIADDNSDHLFIIQKLLKSSGFTQVHTTDSALKVHSLHRQHQFDLLLLDYNMPEMSGVEILRVIRQEAGNEHLPIIIISSAIDSETRIEALNFGATDVVLKDLHNRELVSRVANFLRLRFSQLEAMEHIDLLNAKIRLQSHNIENAGEDAINRLMTAVHFRDNETAEHLERMSSYARILARGMGMTDAEAEVIYKASPMHDIGKISIPDSILLKKGKLNGDEWQSMKSHTIIGAQLLSGHESEVMKMASVIALTHHEKWDGTGYPYGLKRGEIALPGRIVALADVFDALTSERPYKPAWSLDRAMETIISQSGLHFSPEVVEIFKQSLDEIIQTKNAINGLTRQTTSGTPKTAPTYASTPGKSQLQPADYSGNKKPSLHFSLLQQSVAGAYRQSLHKLK from the coding sequence ATGATATCCAGTAAAAGCTATCTAAACGCCCGCATACTCATAGCCGACGACAATTCGGATCATCTTTTTATTATCCAGAAACTTCTCAAAAGTTCCGGATTTACCCAGGTGCACACAACAGATAGCGCACTGAAAGTGCATAGCCTGCACCGCCAGCATCAGTTTGACCTGCTGCTGCTGGACTACAACATGCCCGAAATGAGCGGTGTGGAGATTCTGCGGGTCATCCGGCAAGAAGCCGGTAATGAACACCTGCCGATAATCATCATTTCCTCCGCCATCGACAGCGAGACCCGAATCGAAGCATTGAACTTTGGTGCTACCGATGTCGTGCTCAAGGATCTTCACAACCGGGAGCTGGTTTCGCGAGTGGCCAACTTCCTGCGCCTGCGCTTCAGTCAACTTGAAGCCATGGAACATATTGACTTGCTCAATGCAAAAATCCGGCTACAAAGTCATAACATCGAAAATGCCGGCGAAGATGCCATCAACCGGCTGATGACGGCGGTGCATTTTCGTGACAATGAAACGGCTGAACACCTGGAACGCATGTCCAGCTACGCGCGCATTCTCGCCAGGGGTATGGGCATGACTGATGCGGAGGCCGAGGTCATCTACAAGGCCAGCCCGATGCACGATATTGGCAAAATCAGCATCCCGGACTCCATCCTGCTTAAAAAAGGGAAACTAAACGGCGACGAATGGCAATCAATGAAATCCCACACTATTATCGGCGCGCAGTTGCTGTCGGGACATGAGTCCGAGGTCATGAAAATGGCCAGCGTTATAGCACTGACGCATCATGAAAAATGGGATGGTACCGGTTACCCCTACGGACTCAAGCGGGGTGAAATTGCCTTGCCCGGCCGTATTGTTGCACTGGCAGATGTTTTTGATGCCCTGACCAGCGAACGACCGTATAAACCGGCCTGGAGCCTTGATCGCGCCATGGAAACCATCATCAGCCAGAGCGGTTTGCATTTTTCGCCTGAAGTGGTCGAGATATTCAAGCAAAGCCTGGATGAAATCATCCAGACCAAGAACGCCATTAACGGGCTCACCCGGCAAACAACAAGTGGTACGCCAAAAACTGCCCCTACATACGCTTCCACACCAGGAAAATCGCAGTTACAACCGGCAGACTATTCGGGCAACAAAAAACCGTCGCTGCACTTCAGTCTTTTGCAACAGAGCGTGGCCGGCGCTTATCGTCAATCGCTACATAAGTTAAAGTAG
- a CDS encoding Rrf2 family transcriptional regulator — MRLSRKGRFAVTAMMNLALNAEKGPMTLTELTHDQGISLSYLEQIFARLRKEDLVSGVRGPGGGYCLARPAEDISIADIVTAIDEKGPISDPDMIDTLYHSSRSPIHAMWNEFSTDLYDFMNRISLADYVSRYAEHKQARSVAASKAA; from the coding sequence ATGAGACTATCTCGCAAAGGCCGTTTCGCCGTAACCGCCATGATGAACCTGGCACTGAATGCCGAAAAAGGCCCGATGACCCTGACCGAACTGACCCATGACCAGGGTATTTCGCTTTCGTACCTGGAACAGATTTTTGCCCGCCTGCGCAAGGAAGACCTGGTCTCCGGCGTACGCGGTCCCGGCGGCGGCTATTGCCTGGCTCGCCCGGCTGAAGATATCAGTATTGCCGATATCGTTACCGCTATCGATGAAAAGGGGCCGATTTCCGATCCTGATATGATCGATACCCTGTATCACAGCAGCCGCAGCCCGATTCATGCCATGTGGAATGAATTCAGCACCGACCTGTATGACTTCATGAATCGAATTTCACTGGCCGACTACGTCAGCCGCTACGCCGAACACAAGCAGGCGCGCTCCGTTGCAGCCAGCAAGGCTGCCTGA
- a CDS encoding zinc metallopeptidase produces the protein MLYVIAGIALLLALIGPQWWTAWVMRRHGARRDDLPGTGAELARHLLDRFDLKDVKVEQTERGDHYDPTARTVRLGPDHFDGKSLTAVAVASHEVGHALQHAQGYRPLVWRTRMAVWAGSVERLGAGMMVAIPVISLISKNPRMGLILLAVGIFSMFLATLVHLVTLPVEWNASFRRALPVLEEGYLSPRDMPAARQVLRAAAWTYVAGSLASLLNIARWIAILRRR, from the coding sequence ATGCTGTATGTCATAGCCGGAATCGCATTACTGCTTGCCCTGATCGGCCCGCAATGGTGGACCGCCTGGGTGATGCGTCGCCATGGCGCCAGGCGCGACGATTTGCCCGGAACCGGCGCCGAGCTGGCGCGCCACCTGCTGGATCGGTTTGACCTGAAAGACGTCAAGGTGGAACAAACCGAGCGCGGTGATCATTACGACCCGACCGCACGCACCGTGCGCCTGGGCCCCGACCACTTTGACGGCAAGTCGCTCACCGCCGTGGCCGTGGCCAGCCACGAGGTGGGCCACGCGCTGCAACATGCCCAGGGCTATCGTCCGCTGGTATGGCGAACCCGCATGGCAGTCTGGGCCGGGTCGGTCGAGCGCCTGGGTGCGGGCATGATGGTGGCAATACCGGTGATTTCGCTGATTTCAAAAAATCCACGTATGGGCTTGATCCTGCTGGCCGTCGGAATATTCAGCATGTTCCTGGCCACGCTCGTGCACCTGGTAACCCTGCCGGTGGAATGGAACGCCAGTTTTCGCCGGGCCCTGCCTGTTCTTGAAGAAGGCTACTTGTCGCCACGGGACATGCCGGCGGCACGACAGGTATTGCGCGCCGCGGCCTGGACCTACGTCGCCGGGTCGCTGGCCAGCCTGTTGAACATAGCACGCTGGATCGCTATTTTGCGTCGACGTTAA
- the pepN gene encoding aminopeptidase N, with protein sequence MRSDTPQTIYLKDYQPPAFLIDTVDLEFDLGADFSTVSSALVLRRNPEAADSNAALELDGEDMELVSVTLDDKLLDAAAYQLSEEKLVIADVPDAFTLKIVTRIKPQQNTRLEGLYMSDGMYCTQCEAEGFRRITYYIDRPDVMAKFTTSITADKGAYPILLSNGNCIDSGDLDGGRHWAKWEDPFKKPSYLFALVAGDLDCLEDTYTTSSGRKVDLRIYVDRGNLDKTDHAMASVKHAMKWDEDVFGLEYDLDIYMIVAANAFNMGAMENKGLNIFNSAYVLARPDTATDVDYEGIEGVIAHEYFHNWTGNRITCRDWFQLSLKEGLTVFRDQQFTADMTSHPVKRISDVRMLRARQFTEDAGPMAHPVRPDSYVEINNFYTVTVYEKGAEVVRMYHTLLGADGFRKGMDLYFQRHDGQAVTTDDFAAAMADANGFDVSQFLLWYQQAGTPSLTVTGSYDDKNKTYSLTMKQHCPDTPGQKGKKPMLIPVAMGLLDKQGKDMALQLQGEARPGATSRILSLTEAEQVFTFVNVNEKPLPSLLRGFSAPVKLDVDLDDTELAFVAGHDSDAFNRWDAGQKLAERILLRLVDASKHDNPLQAEPYFIEAMRNTLADSSLDQALIAEAMILPSEAYLAELCDVADPDAIHQARQFLRSEIAAQLKPELAAMYEKTATTDPYRYNAAEAGRRRLHNVCLAYLAETYEDEQIQRCYQQFQDADNMTDQLAAMGALSNCDVPEREHALAEFYEHWQTEPLVVNKWLSIQAMSHRQNTMAEVHRLMDHPAFDIKNPNKVRALIGTFSHGNPVRLHDRSGEGYRFLADQVLVLNELNPQIAARLVSVFNRWRKYDDDRQLLMRAELERILGAGKLSKDVYEIVSKALG encoded by the coding sequence ATGCGCAGCGATACGCCTCAGACCATATATCTCAAGGACTACCAGCCACCGGCATTTCTCATTGATACCGTCGATCTCGAATTTGATCTTGGCGCTGACTTCAGCACGGTGAGTTCCGCGCTGGTGTTGCGCCGTAACCCGGAGGCTGCCGACAGCAACGCGGCGCTGGAGCTGGACGGTGAAGACATGGAGCTGGTCAGCGTTACCCTGGACGACAAGCTGCTGGATGCAGCGGCGTACCAGTTGAGCGAAGAGAAACTGGTCATTGCCGATGTACCGGATGCGTTTACGCTGAAGATCGTGACCCGCATCAAGCCGCAGCAAAACACGCGGCTCGAAGGCCTGTATATGTCCGACGGCATGTATTGCACCCAGTGTGAAGCCGAGGGCTTCCGTCGTATTACCTATTATATAGATCGTCCCGATGTGATGGCGAAATTCACCACGTCCATTACCGCCGACAAGGGCGCCTACCCGATCCTGCTTTCCAACGGCAACTGCATTGATAGCGGCGACCTGGATGGCGGTCGTCACTGGGCAAAATGGGAAGACCCGTTCAAGAAGCCGTCCTACCTGTTTGCGCTGGTAGCCGGTGACCTCGATTGTCTTGAAGATACCTATACGACCAGCAGTGGTCGCAAGGTGGACCTGCGCATCTACGTGGACCGGGGCAACCTGGACAAGACCGACCACGCCATGGCATCGGTCAAGCACGCGATGAAATGGGACGAGGATGTGTTCGGTCTCGAGTACGACCTGGATATCTACATGATCGTGGCGGCCAATGCCTTCAACATGGGCGCCATGGAAAACAAGGGCCTGAATATTTTTAACTCCGCCTATGTGCTGGCGCGACCCGATACCGCCACCGATGTTGACTACGAAGGTATTGAAGGTGTTATCGCCCATGAATACTTTCACAACTGGACCGGTAACCGTATCACCTGTCGTGACTGGTTCCAGTTGAGTCTCAAGGAAGGGCTGACCGTTTTTCGTGACCAGCAATTCACCGCGGACATGACATCACACCCGGTCAAGCGTATTAGCGACGTGCGCATGTTGCGCGCCCGCCAGTTTACCGAGGATGCAGGCCCCATGGCACACCCGGTGCGACCTGATTCGTATGTCGAGATCAACAACTTCTATACTGTAACCGTGTATGAAAAAGGCGCCGAGGTAGTGCGCATGTATCATACCTTGCTGGGCGCCGATGGTTTCCGCAAGGGCATGGATCTCTACTTTCAGCGACACGATGGCCAGGCGGTAACAACCGATGACTTTGCTGCGGCCATGGCCGATGCCAACGGTTTTGATGTCAGCCAGTTCCTGTTGTGGTACCAGCAAGCCGGCACGCCGAGTCTCACGGTGACCGGCAGCTATGATGACAAGAACAAGACCTACAGCCTGACCATGAAACAGCATTGCCCCGATACGCCGGGACAAAAGGGAAAGAAACCCATGTTGATCCCGGTGGCCATGGGCTTGCTCGACAAGCAGGGCAAGGACATGGCGCTGCAACTTCAGGGTGAAGCCAGGCCCGGTGCTACCAGCCGTATCCTGTCGCTGACTGAAGCGGAACAGGTGTTCACGTTTGTCAATGTCAATGAAAAGCCGTTGCCATCATTGCTGCGCGGTTTTTCGGCACCGGTCAAGCTGGATGTTGATCTTGATGACACCGAGCTGGCTTTTGTTGCCGGCCATGACAGTGACGCCTTCAATCGTTGGGATGCCGGGCAAAAACTGGCCGAGCGCATCCTGCTGCGCCTGGTTGATGCAAGCAAGCACGACAACCCGTTGCAGGCGGAGCCGTACTTCATTGAGGCCATGCGCAACACGCTTGCCGACAGCTCGCTGGACCAGGCGCTGATTGCCGAGGCAATGATCTTGCCATCCGAGGCGTATCTTGCCGAGTTGTGTGATGTGGCCGATCCCGATGCCATCCACCAGGCGCGCCAATTCCTGCGTTCGGAAATCGCCGCGCAACTGAAACCGGAACTGGCGGCCATGTATGAAAAAACGGCAACCACGGACCCGTATCGATACAACGCTGCCGAGGCCGGTCGCCGACGCCTGCACAATGTTTGTCTTGCCTATCTCGCCGAGACCTATGAAGACGAACAAATCCAGCGCTGTTACCAGCAATTCCAGGATGCCGACAACATGACTGACCAGTTGGCGGCCATGGGTGCATTGAGTAATTGTGATGTGCCGGAGCGCGAACATGCGCTGGCGGAATTTTATGAGCACTGGCAAACCGAGCCGCTGGTAGTAAACAAGTGGCTCAGCATCCAGGCCATGTCACATCGACAAAATACCATGGCCGAAGTGCACAGGCTGATGGATCACCCGGCGTTTGATATCAAGAACCCCAACAAGGTGCGCGCATTGATCGGCACGTTCAGTCATGGCAACCCGGTGCGCCTGCACGACCGCAGTGGTGAAGGCTATCGCTTCCTGGCTGACCAGGTACTGGTATTGAATGAACTCAACCCGCAAATCGCCGCGCGACTGGTATCGGTATTCAATCGCTGGCGCAAGTACGACGACGACCGGCAGTTGCTGATGCGCGCCGAACTGGAGCGCATCCTGGGTGCCGGCAAGCTGTCCAAGGACGTATACGAAATTGTCTCCAAGGCGCTGGGCTAA